One Ranitomeya variabilis isolate aRanVar5 chromosome 4, aRanVar5.hap1, whole genome shotgun sequence genomic window, aaagctgggtgacaaccctcGGGAAGCTCTAATCCTGCGCACACGAGTTGTCACCCAACTTTCCAGGAGCAGCACTCTCAATTCCTGCTGTAGATTAACCCCTTTCAATGTGGAGCACGCGCCAGGTAAGAGACAGTCACACGCCAGGTAAGAGACGCTGCCGGAAAGACACCGCCGATCACACGCTGGGTAAGAGACGCCTGCGGTCACCCGCCGGCAGTCACACGCCATATAAGAGACGCCGCCAATCACACGCCGGGTAAGAGACGGTCACCCGCCGGGTAAGAGACGCCGGCAGTCACACGCCGGGTAAGAGACGGTCACCCGCCGGGTAAGAGACGCCTGCGGTCACACGCCATATAAGAGACGCTGCCGATCACACGCTGGGTAAGAGACGCTGTCGGTCACACGCTGGGTAAGAGACGCTGTCGGTCACCCGCCGGGTAAGAGACGCCTGCGGTCACCCGCCGGGTAAGAGACGCCTGCGGTCACCCGCCGGGTAAGAGACGCCGCCGATCACACGCTGGGTAAGAGACGCTGTCGGTCACACGCCGGGTAAGAGATGCCGGCAGTCACTCCCCGTGCTGAGCACCCACAGCAGAATGACCCGGACACGCACACGTCCACAGGGAAACAAAATCAGCTCGTTTCACTTGACATTTCTGATAATATTTTTGAGAAATCGCCAGaacttttgaacattttttttacatacattttttattAATGTAAAAACATAGAAACTCTCCCAATCAATTATCAAAATATAACATTCACCACGAAGTGTAGAAAACACAGAGATGTAGATTAACAGTCAGATATTATGTAGTGCCTAGTGAAGCCgcagtaccagacacaacctgctgactgggggggagctgtttgttttttctttggcCATGCTCCAGACTTTCCTTTGGAAGATGTCCACTGTAAGAGACCATGGTGAGATTAACCTTCAGGTCCTATTATTACGCGGGGCTGAGATGCGAAATCATCAAACATGACCATCATCAGTATAACATCGTATAGACTAAGGGTTAACAAAAACAATGGCGCAAACCAATTAACAACTTCCCAATTTAAGGCTTCATCATTTgaaagatctctgcttgcagtctgTGAATAGAAAGGTTCTTGCCGACGCTTGTGCAGACCTGACACTGGTCCATTTGCATGCAGACACATTTCTCTATGAGTGACGTAGATCAGCAGCACTAGCCTGTGCAGTGtcagtttgttacaatgtgtcagtgccGCTGCGATGTACAGACCTATAACAAGCGATCAGCTATGAGGTCTGGGTGACATATTTTACCtctaaaacaaaattaaacagctcCAAAAACATGTAACACAAGACGAGACTTAGTGtgatcactgacagcaagcagagatcctgaaataaataataataaaaaaaaaaaaaacacatgaaaaaaaggaAGTAAAATTTATTAAAGGGGCGGGTGCCTCATTGGACCTTTCTTCATGTATATATATTAGAAAGTTTCAGAACTTTGTATAAAGAATAATGAGGTCCTCTGGGAATATAATGTTGTTAACTTGTCGATATCCGAGACACTGGGGGGTCCACGGCCACGTGGGGGTCCTGAAGTTTCTGCCCTCGTCAGTTTTCCCTTTACTTCTTGTGATGGAAGGCGATGGATCGGGACAAGTTCAGCAGATTGTCAGACGTCGCCCGTGCAGCGAAATAAGAAGCTGCGTCCTGGAAAATGAGGGACAGAAGAGGAATCACATGACTTGCGCCCCCTAGTGTGCGGGGATATCAGTGGCGCATTCTCTTACCGCGCTCGCATTTGCGGGTGCAGTCTCCATTTTTGGCTCCGTTGAGGTCCTCAGGTCCAGACTGGTGATTTTCAGGTTGCAGGACGGCGCGGTGTTCTCCCATCCAGCTAAACAATGCTAAAAGAGAGAAAACAAATAGTGTAAAAGGCACAGGGCATGATCACAAGCTGCTgcagcactacaactcccagcaagagCCTGACAGCGACTGCTGGGAGATGTTGTCCCATCGGTAACGTGTACACGAGTGCAAAGTTACAGGTGCGGTAAACAGGCAGAAGCGAATGGGGACAAAAAGTGAGGATTAGATGTGTAAGATCACGGCTTGCACGCAATGAATGGAACCTCGTATAAATCCAGAGGTCTCCCCCGTCTCCGGATCACACGGGGACCCCGTCGGTCAGAACATGTGTCAGCAGACTGGCTCTGGATCCTCTGGTTTTACAGCTGaaagtttccattcactgacagcaaatagAGGCCTTGAACAATAAGAGCATGCACCCCAAAGAAATGGCTGCATCGGACTAGTTCTGGAAATGTATGGAGTCCACAGGATACAGGCTGGAAGAAGGCGACTTACTGACGGCAGGGCGAGGCTGTCCGTGGGGTCGAAGCTTTTCCTCCTGTGGGCTCGGTACTTGTACGGAGGGAGCAGCGTGCTCCGGGGGATGCTCACCCTAAAGCACAACCTCAGTATCAGTAACAGAACATGAGCAGTATGGCGCCTGCACAGTCATTTAAAGGGGCGGTACACCGATAAACCAGGTTATCTGTGAAGGTCCATCTACTGGGACACCACATCCTTCCATTATAATAAGGACGGACATTACATTCCTTTGAATTTTCTTATTGCTTCTGCGCATTTAAAATtataacaatctttattaaaaatcctttcccgttttgtgtatacagctcctatgcagaaccACGTGGCCCCATAATTACAGACTAATAACAAGCCAGGCTGCCAGTCCCTTTATCTGTCCAATATTTCTCACCAACATAAATAAAAATGAAAGTATGGATCATGTTGCAAGTAGCCACGGCAACACATAAGTGTGTACAGGACCTGTAACCACAGAACGgcaggagattttttttttactcaattgCTTCATTTTGTATTTAAaaggcaatgaaaaaaaaaataaaaaggttggaAAAGTCTTCATTCCCCAGAATCAACAGCCATCCCATAGCTTCTTGAGTTGGGCGAGTGGCGTGTTCACCTACCGGACGTACGCGGGCTCCTCTGCGGAGACGAGGCGTCTGCCCCTGCGCTTCTTACATACAGGACACACAGGTTCTGGACCCACCGGGGAGGTAAATAATCGCTGGTTCACTCGGTAACAGTACACACCTGAAACACAGAAACAGAAAGGCAGCTGTGATCAGAGCAGCCTCCAAGTCCAGCAACCTAATAGCTGCAGAAAAGTCTCCTTACACTGATGAGTGTCCAGCGAGAGGTCCAGATCTTCCACCGATGAGTCCTGGGCCCCTGATCTGAAGACAAACACAACAGGTTGCTTAAACATAGTAGAGAATTGCTTAAAATGTAATTCCCCAACATAGAAAGTTTATCACCTGAGCGATTTATTTTACAAGTGGGAGTGATTGGATAACAGGAGGCAAAAGCCAGACAGTGGTGATAATGGGTTTAAGTAAGAAGGACAAGTATATACACAAGGAAACTGCTTACAAGGCAATTGCAGAATATACTGCATTTCTTGTCTTACCTGCAGTACCGCTTCTTACCATTACTACAGGACATACTTTCCATAGACAGCAATGCAACAGCGCCCCCATCAGTAAATGCCCAAGTCACCAACATTGACTCACTCAGTAAAACAGTTGTGCGCGCACTCATCGCGGTTGATGCGTCGGAATTCACTGATCTCTGCGAAAAACTGGTCAGATTTATTGGTGATGGGAGACTTCACTTCCAAAACTCCTGGAGAGAGGGTTAATGGTAGGGCTAGATAGgacagcattaaccccttcccgccgtggacaattttagtttttctttgtcATAGCAGACCATAGGCACCACGGCTGCCCATAggatgtgtctggtactgcaaCTCTGCACCACTGCAGTGAATGGAGACAGGGTGCAATACCAGAAACAACCTGCAAGCAGGAGTGGCGCTCTTTATTTTTCCCATAGCTCCCCTATAACAGGATCTGTGGCGCCACCTGGAGGCGCTGGCTCTATCCACACATACTGACCCGCTATCCAGTCATATCCCAGCAGCGGACGAGCCGACCACCGCGGCTCCAGGGGAGGGGATTCGCCGTCGCACAGGAAGGTGACGCGCCCCGCATCTCTCTGCAAGAAGAAGCGACAGTGACCTTCTCATAATgtcagggggggggggaatcggcGGAGCGGGCACTCAGGGTCCGGGGCCCGTCATTTCTCAGAAGGAAAATCTTAGTCAGTCAGTTTGCAGAATGAGTGCGAGACCCCAGAATGAGTCACGTCGGCCCCCCTACTGCCTGCAAGTCACTCAATGCAAGTGCGGATAACTCAGGCTTAAAGCTACAGTGCGGAAACACAGACACGTGCAGGATGGCTCTGGCATTCAAAGGCACGGGGACAGATTTACCAGAGCTGCAGGAGTGATTAAAGGGGCGCTCCACCAAACCAGCTCCTGTTACCTGCTCACCTCTCTGGGGAAAAGAAAGGGTTAACAGACTGATCACCTTCATAAGCCCGAAACCGTGACATTGCCTCGTTAACAGGAAACGCTCCCAGAGCTGAAATCAGACCACAAAGTCAGCGGCTTTTAAAGGGAGTTACACCCAATCATCGAGAAGCCGGCGAGTTGTGGGGCGTCTGACAACTACTGGAGGCACCAGAACAGGTCCCAGAGGTGTCAGGCATTGGTCACCTTTATCATTGCAGGATCTGGATCccaggaaagttgggtgacaaaTGTCATTTCACCTGCCATATTGCTTGTCAGGCAGGATTATTGGGGTCTCATGAGTAACATCATATATTCCTACAGTCTGGCCCCCTGTATCAGCAGACCGGGGTCCGTCCATTTGTGGGAAGCGCAGTCATTACCTTCGAACTCCGGGATGGTGTGCACAGAATAGATTTCGGGGTCCTCGGTTCTTTGCTCCGCAGGTTTCCGTCATCCTCTAACCTGTCGATATACTGAGCAGGGAAATCGCTTGTGACCCCCGAAGAGTCAGATTTGGGGTCAATCATTGTGGAGTTCAGGATACTGAGATGCTTTACTGGAGAATTCACCCTAATAACATCCAGAACAGAGCGCCCCCCGAGTCCGGACCCCCCGTGTGGAGGAGGCCCTCTAGGATGGGAGGTCTTGGGGGTACACAACACTTTCCTGGCAGCGGAGGATGATCCTCGAGAGGTCTGCAGAGCTGGATCCCGACCGCTCCAAGATCCGGACAGTGCCGTTATAGGTTCACAGCTCTACATGAAGAAAGATGCAAGAAATAAAAGAATCCAAGACAAGACAGAGCGATAACACACTGAGAATCCTAAAGCTGGAGTATTGGCATCTATAGTGCAGCTTCTGTTCTCTGGTGTCAGCCCCTGCAACGGGCAATATTGTAAGCCGCTTTCCTCTGTCTATAATACACCTTCAGAGCAGCATTCACCATTCTGCCAGTTGCTATTAGATCTAATGTGACATAGAAACCCCATTACTGGATGCAGAAACCCCAGCAGGTATCCACTCACTGCATTCTCACACCATAAGTAATAATGAAGGCAGGCGGAGCACACAGAAAGCATCTCCtaagcacacagtgactgcaccagcggaatagtgagtgcagctctggggtataatacaggaggtaactcaggatcagtaatgtaatgtatgtacacagtgactgcaccagcagaatagtgagtgcagctctggggtataatacaggaggtaactcaggatcagtaatgtaatgtatgtacacagtgactgcaccagcagaatagtgagtgcagctctggagtataatacaggatgtaactccggatcagtaatgtaatgtacacagtgactgcaccagcagaatagtgagtgcagctctggagtataatacaggatgtaactccagatcagtaatgtatgtacacagtgactgcaccagcagaatagtgagtgcagctctggggtataatacaggaggtaactcagcatcagtaatatattgtatgtacacagtgactgcaccagcagaatagtgagcgcagctctggagtataatacaggaggtaactcaggatcagtaatgtatgtacacagtgactgcaccagcagaatagtgagtgcagctctggggtataatacaggatgtaactcaggatcagtaatgtaatgtatgtacacagtgactgcaccagcagaatagtgagcgcagctctggagtataatacaggaggtaactcaggatcagtaatgtaatgtatgtacacagtgactgcaccagcagaatagtgagtgcagctctggggtataatataggaggtaactcaggatcagtaaagtaatgtatgtacacagactgcaccagcagaatagtgagtgcagctctggggtataatacaggatgtaactcaggatcagtaatgtatgtacacagtgactgcaccagcagaatagagagtgcagctctgaggtataatacaggatgtaactcaggattagtaatgtatgtacacggtgactgcaccatcagaatagtgagtgcagctctggagtataatacaggatgtaactcaggatcagtaatgtaatgtatgtacacagtgactgcaccagcagaatagtgagtgcagctctggagtataatacaggaggtaactcagcatcagtaatatattgtatgtacacagtgactgcaccagcagaatagtgagcgcagctctggagtatgtgaTGTGATGCTGGCGATATATGAGGTATAACGCTCACCGTGAAGTTGCGGGCAGTGAATAGCTGCTGCTGCTTCTTCAGCTCCTCCCGGTTGACATTCAGCTTCTCCAGTAGAGACTTAGTCAGACTCCGCAGCTCGTCCAGGCGCTTGGAGGACGACATTTCTGATCAGTATCTGGACGTCTCCATCTGTAAACCACAGGACGGCATCACATCACCATCACTAATATCTGTCAGCTGTAGAaaaccaccagcagtgacactgagcgctatgctgggagt contains:
- the MIIP gene encoding migration and invasion-inhibitory protein, yielding MSSSKRLDELRSLTKSLLEKLNVNREELKKQQQLFTARNFTSCEPITALSGSWSGRDPALQTSRGSSSAARKVLCTPKTSHPRGPPPHGGSGLGGRSVLDVIRVNSPVKHLSILNSTMIDPKSDSSGVTSDFPAQYIDRLEDDGNLRSKEPRTPKSILCTPSRSSKRDAGRVTFLCDGESPPLEPRWSARPLLGYDWIAGVLEVKSPITNKSDQFFAEISEFRRINRDECAHNCFTESGAQDSSVEDLDLSLDTHQCVYCYRVNQRLFTSPVGPEPVCPVCKKRRGRRLVSAEEPAYVRVSIPRSTLLPPYKYRAHRRKSFDPTDSLALPSHCLAGWENTAPSCNLKITSLDLRTSTEPKMETAPANASADAASYFAARATSDNLLNLSRSIAFHHKK